From the genome of Flavobacterium sediminis:
AATAAGCCTTCATAGGGTTTATTCAGAACAACTGTTTTCTCCCTTTCACCGTCATTTAATATTACCTCAAAACTTCCGGATAAAGCCACTAGAAATTCTTGCTGTTCTTTGTGCGAATGTCCGCCGCGTTCTGCTCCGGCCGGAACATCATACAAATAATACACACGCTTTATTTCAAAAGGAATAACTTGTTCTTCTATAACCGATAAATTCCCTCTCGGATCATGGATTTTCGGAATGGCAATTATTTTACAATCTTGAATTTTTGACATACTGCTTTTTACCTTTTATAGCCTGTGAAATTAACTTGGGAATCTGAAGTATCCCTATTTTACCTTGTTTGAGATCAAAAAATAGTTTTAAGAAAATCCAAAGTACATATTTATTCCTGAAAATTCTAAAAAAAACGGCACTTTGATTAAAATAAAGCATCTCAGAATTTATCCTTTTACTTGTTGTTTCTCCCGGGTGATCTAAAATGACTTCCGGCTCACCACTTATCCTGAAGTTTTTATTTTTCAGATCTGACACAAAAATTGCCTCCTCTCCTATCGGAAAACAAGCTCCGATACCGAAATTTTCATCAAACCTGACATTAGTTTCCAGAATAACTTTTCTCTTAAAAGCTAATTCTACAGAAGAGATATCTAAAACCTGAAACCAGTTTAAATCCTGACAGAAGGCTTGCGGATATTTCTTGATCTGTTTTCCGTTTTGAGTATACCGGAACCTAACAACATCTGTAAAAGGATTTTTATTAAACGCATGTAATAACTTAGCCGCAAAATCATGTTCAAAAATAACATCGTCATCAGCTAGCAGAACCAAATCTTTTTCAGCCTGTTGTAAGGCTATATTTCTGCTCTTTGAAAGTCCGAATTCATAACAGTTCACAACTTTCACATTTTCAAAACCAGACTGCAGCTCTTCTCCGTCGGTTTGATTCACCACCAAAACGGAAATTGATTGCCATAGATCATCGGGAAACATTCGATATAAAAAACCGAGATCCTTTTGATTCATGGTCGAAACTAAAATTTCTAAATCATTTTGTTGGTAGAGCACACTCAAATTGTAGTATATTTACACAAATGTAATCAGAAATTAGAATATTTTA
Proteins encoded in this window:
- a CDS encoding sugar 3,4-ketoisomerase — protein: MSKIQDCKIIAIPKIHDPRGNLSVIEEQVIPFEIKRVYYLYDVPAGAERGGHSHKEQQEFLVALSGSFEVILNDGEREKTVVLNKPYEGLLIANNIWRELRNFSSGSVCLVIASDVFEESDYIRGFNDFLQTKR
- a CDS encoding glycosyltransferase family 2 protein, with translation MLYQQNDLEILVSTMNQKDLGFLYRMFPDDLWQSISVLVVNQTDGEELQSGFENVKVVNCYEFGLSKSRNIALQQAEKDLVLLADDDVIFEHDFAAKLLHAFNKNPFTDVVRFRYTQNGKQIKKYPQAFCQDLNWFQVLDISSVELAFKRKVILETNVRFDENFGIGACFPIGEEAIFVSDLKNKNFRISGEPEVILDHPGETTSKRINSEMLYFNQSAVFFRIFRNKYVLWIFLKLFFDLKQGKIGILQIPKLISQAIKGKKQYVKNSRL